A region from the Panthera uncia isolate 11264 chromosome D3 unlocalized genomic scaffold, Puncia_PCG_1.0 HiC_scaffold_8, whole genome shotgun sequence genome encodes:
- the CCDC117 gene encoding coiled-coil domain-containing protein 117 gives MAALGRPFSGLPLSGGPDFLQPPPAFPGRAFTPGVDGAELAPRPGPRASPSSPGGSAARGRVSVRCKKKHKREEEEDDCPVRKKRLTEAGLCAGPNDWILCAHQDIESHGVNPCTSGLSAPGMLDVICEEMDQTTGEPQCEVARRRLQEIEDRIIDEDEEVEADRNINHLPSLVLSDTMKTGLKREFDEVFTKKMIESMSRPSMELVLWKPLPELLSDKPKPSSNAKNYTGESQTKHAAAGTAFPGRTELFLEPRQTGMPVYSGLETAACTEEEMEL, from the exons ATGGCCGCGCTCGGCCGGCCCTTCAGCGGCCTCCCTCTGAGCGGCGGCCCGGACTTCCTGCAGCCGCCGCCGGCCTTCCCCGGCCGGGCCTTCACGCCGGGAGTGGACGGCGCCGAGCTGGCCCCGCGGCCGGGACCCCGCGCCTCCCCGAGCAGCCCCGGCGGGAGCGCGGCGCGCGGACG TGTTTCAGTTCGctgtaaaaagaaacacaagcgagaggaggaggaggatga ttgtccagtaagaaagaaaaggctaACTGAAGCAGGGCTGTGTGCTGGTCCTAATGACTGGATTCTTTGTGCACATCAGGATATAGAGAGTCATGGAGTAAATCCGTGTACTAGTGGTCTCTCTGCACCTGGCATGTTAGATGTAATTTGTGAAGAAATGGATCAGACAACGGGAGAACCACAGTGTGAAGTTGCCCGAAGGAGGCTTCAGGAAATTGAGGACAG GATAATTGATGAAGATGAAGAAGTTGAAGCTGACAGAAATATTAACCATCTCCCCAGTCTTGTTCTTTCTGACACCATGAAAACAGGTTTGAAGAGGGAATTTGATGAAgtctttacaaagaaaatgattGAGTCCAT GAGCCGTCCTTCCATGGAGCTTGTGCTCTGGAAACCTCTCCCTGAACTCCTTTCTGATAAGCCAAAGCCGTCATCTAATGCTAAGAACTACACaggagagagccaaaccaagCATGCAGCTGCCGGCACTGCCTTCCCTGGGAGAACTGAACTGTTCTTGGAACCTCGGCAAACAGGGATGCCTGTTTACAGTGGTTTGGAGACAGCCGCTTGCACAGAAGAAGAGATGGAACTCTAG